From a region of the Roseivirga sp. 4D4 genome:
- a CDS encoding L-threonylcarbamoyladenylate synthase: protein MADIGQDINHAKEVLGSGGLVAIPTETVYGLAGNALDDNVVTKIFKAKQRPSFDPLIVHTSSLDKARDLVIEVPEPAEILASRFWPGPLTILLKRKPIIPDLVTSGLDTVAIRVPAHELTQKLLKEIDFPLAAPSANPFGYVSPTTAEHVNQQLGSEVDYILDGGDSEVGIESTIVSFEGTTPKVLRLGGLSVEEIEGVIGSVEVNIHSSSKPDAPGMLKSHYAPKTEIVLLDAFNLQPVEDLSRIGALVFDKPLDHIDPDKQFILSETGDMNEAARRLFTGLRALDQRIDISTIVTNFVPNIGLGRAINDRIRRATAKE, encoded by the coding sequence ATGGCTGATATTGGCCAAGATATAAACCATGCGAAAGAGGTTCTAGGATCTGGAGGCCTAGTGGCCATTCCAACAGAGACCGTCTATGGTCTGGCAGGAAATGCTCTGGATGACAATGTGGTCACCAAGATATTCAAGGCTAAACAACGACCATCATTTGATCCATTGATCGTGCACACTTCGAGTCTTGATAAGGCAAGAGATTTGGTGATAGAAGTGCCCGAACCCGCAGAGATCCTAGCCTCCCGTTTTTGGCCAGGGCCATTAACAATATTACTCAAGCGTAAACCGATCATTCCGGACTTGGTGACCTCCGGTTTGGACACAGTTGCCATTCGTGTTCCTGCACATGAGTTGACGCAGAAATTATTGAAAGAAATTGATTTCCCTCTCGCTGCCCCAAGTGCAAACCCATTTGGATACGTAAGCCCCACCACTGCTGAACATGTAAATCAGCAGCTAGGAAGTGAAGTGGATTATATTCTAGATGGGGGTGACTCAGAAGTAGGAATAGAATCCACAATAGTAAGTTTCGAAGGGACTACACCTAAAGTGCTGAGATTAGGAGGGCTGTCTGTTGAAGAAATTGAAGGAGTAATTGGCTCTGTAGAAGTCAATATACATTCGAGCTCAAAACCTGATGCTCCAGGGATGCTAAAGAGTCATTATGCTCCAAAAACGGAGATTGTCCTTTTAGATGCTTTTAACCTTCAGCCAGTTGAAGATTTGTCGAGAATAGGGGCGCTCGTATTTGATAAGCCTTTGGATCATATTGACCCTGACAAACAATTTATCTTATCTGAGACGGGAGATATGAATGAGGCCGCAAGGCGATTGTTTACCGGCCTCAGAGCACTTGATCAAAGAATTGATATCAGCACGATAGTAACGAATTTTGTACCTAATATTGGCCTAGGAAGGGCCATCAACGATAGAATCAGACGCGCAACCGCTAAAGAATAA
- a CDS encoding tetratricopeptide repeat protein, with amino-acid sequence MQKRLSLQFLLIITLFVMGCSPSEEELLTQGRSLMDENKYAEAIKTFNELLDSYPQNYSALNAKGVALLRLGQLDEAITIFGTAINTDTTNYRAFFNRGNAFRLLGRDNEAMLDYDYVINIQPDIVDAYINRGAILFKYQEFDRALFDFQFALEIEPNNALLYLNKGKAELRINNPEDAIYDLKKAIEMQPEYGEAYYWLGLAELAQDNKPEGCQYLFSAQSFNFEGASEAIGQNCAQ; translated from the coding sequence ATGCAGAAAAGACTAAGCCTTCAATTCCTATTGATTATCACCTTATTTGTCATGGGTTGTTCACCTTCAGAGGAAGAACTATTAACCCAAGGACGGTCCTTGATGGATGAAAACAAGTATGCAGAGGCAATCAAGACTTTTAACGAATTATTGGATAGTTACCCACAGAACTATTCTGCTCTAAATGCAAAAGGGGTGGCCTTGCTCAGGTTGGGTCAATTGGATGAGGCCATTACAATTTTCGGAACAGCGATTAACACTGATACTACTAACTATCGTGCTTTTTTTAATCGAGGGAATGCCTTCCGATTGCTTGGTCGAGACAATGAAGCAATGCTAGATTACGACTATGTGATCAACATACAACCTGACATTGTTGATGCCTATATCAACCGAGGGGCGATTCTATTCAAATATCAGGAATTCGACAGGGCCCTCTTTGATTTTCAATTCGCCTTGGAAATAGAGCCGAACAATGCCTTGTTATACCTGAATAAAGGCAAGGCTGAGCTTAGAATCAATAATCCAGAAGATGCTATCTACGATCTAAAGAAGGCTATTGAGATGCAGCCAGAGTATGGTGAGGCCTATTATTGGCTTGGCTTGGCTGAATTAGCACAGGATAATAAACCTGAAGGTTGTCAATACCTCTTTAGTGCTCAGTCCTTCAATTTTGAAGGGGCCAGCGAAGCTATTGGACAGAACTGCGCTCAATAA
- a CDS encoding FlgD immunoglobulin-like domain containing protein, producing MSNLKRQNYLLITVLFYVLFAIIWSFIPTHQEVAIAPIIENEKSEIEGREDRQSRTEYERQLLANPKTGEIPVDIRSKELSFAAKNYQNQLLNGQRFQRSNSGGSSALQSLNWSQVGPNNFGGRTRAVVMDIRDENTLIAGGVSGGTWRSTDQGENWIRTSLAEEIQSVSAITQNIKAGQEDIWYYGTGELVGNSTRAPGAPFRGNGIYKSIDNGVSWRPLASTQSNSPGLFNSPFQYVWDITTNPNGADDEVLAAIYGGIVRSTDGGQTWTTVLGNDLLNFPVDGDLNDVSAIFYTDIHRTADNVLIASLSNVTNLATVGAPQAGVYSSVDGINWTLLLNLSNSNSRRIEIGSSQSDPNILYFIADQGPDYALFRYNLVSRQLINLSTNIPDGSNNIEAYDSQGSYDMFVSVHPTDPNVVFLGGTNIYRSTDAFSTSNNITWIGGYDPEDNGASIYPNHHPDQHGVIFSPSNPDRMISFNDGGIFVTEDSRATEVTYTSLNNGFVTTQFYTGIFSKYPPDDFVIGGTQDNGSILTRNTAINSFDNGTRVIGGDGAFAASTPIGVFYYMSFQNSRIFRLSLNQNFNIISFARVDPIGAGTDPSQPYQFINPYTLDPNNSNRMYLAGGDFLWRNRNLSQILTGSQTTTSTNWSRLDKTELSDGTITAVQVSTTPENIVYYGTSNGRLFKITDASTEVYEVEDITGTTFPRDGYIRSVAIDPTNADEILVSFSNYGIPSIFRSTDGGQSFEDVSGNLEENPSGEGNGPSVRWVTIVPINDDSKLYMAATSTGLYSTTLINGQSTNWTIESAEGIGNAVVNMVDYRRVDGKIVAATHGRGMFTSRISNVVPPEPVSGSDRFEVDAIFPNPFSDLVTVRVNLPQTNFVLIRIYDSSGNQIRTISSGLGFIGENEFFWDGTNTRGNPVPDGVYLIRITHLRQNTVRRVLLTRQ from the coding sequence ATGAGTAACCTAAAGCGGCAGAACTACTTACTGATTACAGTACTCTTCTATGTCCTTTTTGCCATCATCTGGAGTTTTATACCTACCCATCAAGAGGTTGCCATAGCTCCGATTATCGAAAATGAAAAATCTGAAATCGAAGGTAGAGAAGATAGGCAGTCGAGGACCGAGTACGAACGTCAATTGCTTGCCAATCCTAAAACAGGTGAAATACCTGTAGATATTAGGTCCAAGGAATTGAGTTTTGCAGCTAAAAACTACCAAAACCAACTGCTGAATGGTCAGCGTTTTCAAAGAAGCAATAGTGGAGGAAGCAGTGCCCTTCAGTCTCTCAACTGGAGCCAGGTAGGCCCGAATAATTTTGGAGGTAGAACAAGAGCTGTTGTAATGGACATCAGGGATGAAAACACCTTGATCGCTGGTGGAGTTTCAGGAGGTACCTGGCGATCTACTGATCAGGGAGAAAACTGGATCAGGACTTCTCTGGCCGAAGAGATACAAAGTGTCTCTGCGATTACCCAAAATATTAAGGCTGGGCAAGAGGACATTTGGTACTACGGTACTGGCGAACTTGTAGGTAATTCTACCCGTGCGCCAGGAGCTCCTTTTCGCGGAAATGGTATTTATAAATCAATTGATAATGGGGTTTCCTGGAGACCACTCGCGTCAACTCAGTCAAATTCACCTGGGCTATTTAATTCACCATTCCAATATGTTTGGGATATTACCACCAATCCTAATGGCGCAGATGATGAAGTATTGGCTGCCATTTACGGAGGCATTGTTAGGTCGACTGATGGAGGTCAAACCTGGACAACGGTACTGGGTAACGATCTGCTCAATTTTCCTGTAGACGGAGATCTGAATGATGTTTCGGCAATTTTTTATACGGATATACACCGAACAGCTGATAATGTGCTAATAGCATCTCTGAGCAATGTCACTAATTTGGCAACGGTTGGTGCGCCTCAGGCTGGGGTCTATTCTTCCGTGGATGGTATTAATTGGACCTTATTGCTCAACCTGTCAAACAGTAATTCTCGAAGAATCGAAATTGGTTCATCCCAATCTGATCCTAATATTCTTTATTTCATAGCTGATCAGGGTCCAGACTATGCACTTTTTAGATACAACCTGGTGTCAAGGCAGTTGATCAACCTGTCGACTAATATTCCGGATGGATCTAATAATATTGAGGCGTATGACTCACAAGGTTCCTATGATATGTTCGTGTCAGTTCACCCAACTGATCCGAACGTTGTTTTCTTAGGAGGAACTAATATCTATAGGTCTACAGATGCTTTTTCTACCAGTAATAATATTACATGGATTGGGGGCTATGATCCAGAAGATAATGGGGCAAGCATTTATCCAAATCATCACCCCGACCAGCATGGCGTAATCTTCTCACCTTCTAACCCCGATAGAATGATCTCCTTCAATGATGGGGGAATATTTGTTACAGAAGATAGCCGCGCCACCGAGGTTACGTATACCTCTTTGAATAACGGCTTTGTGACCACCCAATTCTATACAGGGATATTCAGTAAATACCCGCCTGATGATTTTGTGATTGGAGGTACACAAGACAATGGGAGCATATTAACGAGGAACACTGCCATCAATTCATTTGACAACGGTACCCGAGTGATAGGTGGTGATGGTGCTTTTGCTGCTTCGACCCCAATTGGAGTGTTTTATTATATGTCCTTTCAGAACTCAAGAATTTTCAGGCTATCGCTAAATCAAAATTTCAATATCATTTCGTTTGCAAGAGTTGATCCTATTGGAGCTGGTACGGATCCTTCGCAGCCTTACCAATTTATCAATCCATATACGCTTGACCCCAACAATTCGAACCGGATGTATTTGGCAGGAGGCGATTTTCTTTGGAGAAACAGAAACTTATCTCAAATCTTGACGGGGTCTCAAACTACTACTTCAACGAACTGGTCTCGCTTAGACAAAACGGAGCTTTCGGATGGTACCATCACCGCTGTACAAGTATCAACTACACCTGAGAACATCGTTTACTATGGCACCTCGAATGGCCGATTGTTTAAAATCACTGATGCAAGCACAGAGGTCTATGAAGTGGAAGACATCACAGGAACCACATTCCCAAGAGATGGGTATATCAGGTCGGTAGCCATTGATCCGACCAACGCGGATGAAATATTGGTCTCGTTCTCTAACTATGGTATTCCTAGCATTTTTAGGTCTACCGATGGTGGGCAAAGCTTTGAAGATGTTTCAGGCAATTTGGAAGAAAATCCATCGGGAGAGGGGAATGGACCTTCGGTAAGATGGGTAACCATTGTGCCAATTAATGATGACTCCAAACTGTATATGGCCGCTACAAGTACTGGCCTCTATAGCACTACCCTGATCAACGGTCAGTCAACAAACTGGACGATCGAATCGGCAGAGGGAATAGGTAATGCGGTGGTTAACATGGTAGATTATAGGAGGGTAGATGGGAAAATAGTGGCTGCTACACATGGTAGAGGGATGTTTACTTCCAGAATAAGTAATGTGGTGCCACCAGAACCAGTCAGCGGTTCGGATCGCTTCGAAGTTGATGCAATTTTTCCAAACCCGTTCAGCGATTTGGTCACAGTTCGAGTAAATCTTCCTCAGACCAATTTTGTGTTGATAAGAATTTATGATTCCTCAGGAAACCAGATTAGGACCATTTCGAGTGGTTTGGGCTTTATTGGGGAGAATGAGTTTTTCTGGGACGGGACCAACACCAGAGGAAATCCAGTGCCTGACGGTGTATATTTGATCAGAATAACTCACCTCAGACAGAATACCGTAAGGCGGGTACTTTTAACAAGACAATAA
- a CDS encoding phosphoglycerate kinase: MKTINDFDFKGKRALIRVDFNVPLNDSFEITDHTRIKAATPTIKKILADGGAVVLMSHLGRPKEGPENKFSLKHLVSHLSDVFETDVKFADDCIGSAGKEISSKLKGGEVLLLENLRFYKEETKGDLNFAKSLADHGDIYINDAFGTAHRAHASTSIIAQFFENKGCGYVMQAEIENAQKVLESGEKPLTAIMGGAKISDKILIIEQLLERVDNLIIGGGMSYTFFKAMGGNIGNSLVEEDKLDLALSLIKKAKDLGVNLELPIDSVVADNFSNEANTAISMNNAIENGWMGLDIGPQAAEVFSRVVKESKTILWNGPMGVFEMDNFANGTKAVAEAIVEATKNGGFSLIGGGDSAAAVNQLGYGNDVSYVSTGGGALLEYMEGKVLPGVAALED, from the coding sequence ATGAAGACCATTAACGATTTCGATTTCAAAGGAAAAAGAGCATTGATCAGGGTAGACTTTAATGTTCCATTGAATGACAGCTTTGAAATTACTGACCATACAAGAATAAAGGCTGCTACGCCTACCATCAAGAAGATATTGGCCGATGGAGGCGCTGTGGTTTTAATGTCTCACCTGGGAAGGCCGAAGGAAGGACCAGAAAATAAATTCTCTTTAAAACACCTCGTTTCACATCTCTCAGATGTTTTTGAGACGGATGTGAAGTTTGCTGATGACTGTATCGGCTCAGCGGGTAAGGAGATTTCTTCGAAACTAAAGGGCGGAGAAGTCTTACTTCTGGAAAACCTGAGATTCTATAAAGAAGAGACAAAGGGAGATCTGAATTTTGCCAAGTCACTGGCCGATCACGGTGATATCTATATCAATGATGCCTTTGGAACAGCGCATAGAGCACATGCTTCAACTTCCATCATCGCTCAGTTTTTCGAAAACAAAGGCTGCGGTTATGTTATGCAAGCTGAAATCGAGAACGCACAAAAAGTACTCGAGTCAGGAGAAAAGCCGCTAACCGCCATTATGGGAGGGGCCAAAATATCTGATAAAATCTTGATCATAGAGCAATTGCTGGAAAGAGTCGATAACCTGATTATCGGTGGAGGAATGTCTTATACCTTCTTCAAAGCAATGGGTGGAAATATTGGAAATTCTTTAGTAGAGGAAGATAAGCTTGATTTGGCTTTGTCTCTAATCAAGAAGGCTAAGGATTTGGGTGTAAACCTTGAACTTCCTATTGATTCTGTGGTGGCTGATAACTTTAGCAATGAGGCCAATACTGCGATCAGCATGAACAACGCGATCGAAAATGGCTGGATGGGTCTTGATATCGGACCACAAGCTGCAGAAGTATTTTCTCGTGTGGTGAAAGAATCAAAAACCATTCTTTGGAATGGACCAATGGGTGTTTTTGAGATGGACAATTTTGCTAACGGCACTAAGGCAGTCGCTGAGGCAATTGTTGAAGCCACCAAAAATGGAGGGTTCTCCTTAATCGGAGGAGGAGACTCTGCTGCGGCAGTTAACCAATTGGGTTACGGCAATGATGTGTCTTATGTTTCTACTGGTGGAGGGGCACTTCTGGAGTATATGGAAGGTAAAGTTTTACCGGGAGTAGCCGCATTGGAAGACTAA